The Moritella sp. F3 genomic interval CAACTAAGTGATGAGTGGATAGCTGAAGCAAAAGCATTAAAAGAAAGATTAAGTGAACGCTTTAACATTAATATTATTGGCCGAGCTAAAAAGCAAAAAGTCGTTCTTGATCGTGAGTTCGTCGTTGAAGAGCTTAACGTTGCTGGCAAGAAGTTAAAATACAAGCAAGTTGAGAACAGCTTTACGCAGCCAAATGGTATCGTAAATCAAAAAATGCTTGAGTGGTCATTAGACGTGACTAAAAATTGTAGTGGTGATTTACTGGAATTGTATTGTGGTAATGGTAACTTTTCTATCGCACTTGCACCAAACTTCGAAAAAGTATTAGCGACAGAAATATCTAAATCATCGGTACAATCAGCGCAATACAACATCGCAGAAAACGGCTTAGATAATCTAACAATTTTACGTTTATCAGCCGAAGAGTTTACCATCGCAATTAATGGCGAACGTGAATTCAATCGCCTGAAAGCGGCAAAAGTAGATTTAACCACGTTCAATTGCAACACAATCGTTGTCGATCCACCCCGTGCAGGTCTGGATGCTGAAACAATTAAAATGGTGCAAGGGTACGATAATATTGTTTACATTTCTTGTAGCCCAGAAACGTTAAGTGACAATCTAGAGTCATTGAGCCAAACACATAATATTGAACGTTTTGCGCTATTCGACCAATTCCCGTATACCCACCACGTGGAGTCAGGTGTCTACTTAACGAAAAAGTAAGCGAAGATCGTTAAGTAAACGAATTCACTATAGTCTGAATAGATAAAAGCCCGTTAACAAGCGTATTGTTAACGGGCTTTTTTAATAGGCCTAAATTAAGTCTCGGCTTTAGGACTAAACACACCAATCGTTTTTGCAACCCAAACCGACAAACCAAGTACCAACATTAACGGTAAAAAGTTACTGCCCAGTTCAGGGTATTCAATGCGAACAAAGGTGGTATATGTCAGTACACCTATCACAAACAAACCTAAAGATGATTTACTTATACGACTCTCAATTGCACTTGTCATATAAATTTGATACCAATTATAAGCCACCAGCGCTAATGCGATAAGAGGAAAAATACTAAACTGCACTTCGCTTGTGGTTAAGGTTGCGAATGTCGCATTACCACATAGGCCAGCTAAAAAAGCGAAATATAATGGTTTATAACCTGCTTGATTTTTTGTCGTCATTTCAACACCTCAATTTTCATGGTTTACAGCGTAATACCTCTTGTCATTTTTAATACCGCTGCGCCTTTTGCAATCATTCTTAATTGCATTATAGTACGATCAGACAGTGCACGACGCTCTTCGTTCGATAAATCTAGCGCTTCAGCACCAGCATTAAAAACAATTGTGACCATTGCCTCAGATTGAATCTTCGCTTCATCACGGTTTAACTTTGTTGATAGCTCAATATAATCGGTAAGTTCATGGCTAAAATGGCGTAATTCACGAGATACCGCGGCACGAAATGCGGATGAAGTACCAGAACGTTCACGTAATAACACCCGAAAAATATTAGGATTCTGTTCTACAAATTCCATAAATGTTTCTACCGAGGTTTGGATCACGCTGCCACCCGTCTCGATACGCTGTCGTGCTTGGCGCATTAACTGTCTTAGGGTAAGACCACCTTCATCAACCATAGTTAAACCCAATTCTTCCATATCGCAAAAATGGCGATAAAAAGACGTAGGGGCGATCCCAGCCTCACGTGCAACTTCACGTAAGCTCAAATTTGAATAGCTGCGTTCAGCGGTCACGAGTCGAAATGACGCGTTGATCAGTGAACGACGGGTTTTTTCTTTTTGCTGGGCTCTAATTCCGGTCATAATTTCAGTCATTTATTAAGAGGTTGTTAACACAGATATTATCATACTACTTTCGAGCCTATCGGCAACTAACTTATTACTTACTTCGCGAACACCACAAAAATAAACAGCAGCTCAATGCTAAAAATAAAAAGGTCAGCGATATGCTGACCTTTTGCGATTCAATATAAACAGTGTATCTTTAACCTGTTAAGATCTCAGACCAACTTAAATTACGATCGCCAAGTACAATAAAATCAGGATTCTTTAAGCTATCACGCTGATTGTAAGATAACGGGGCTAAATTCAAATCAAGGATCGCACCACCCGCTTCAGCAACAATGCATTGTGTCCCTGCAGTATCCCACTCACCAGTAATGCCAAAACGTATATAACAGTCCGCTTTACCTTCTGCCACTAAGCAACCTTTTAAACTCGCAGAACCAAGAGATTGTAATTCTAAGTCAATATCATCAGCAACCAAGTGACGAATATTATCTGGATTCTGAACTCGACTCACAACAACATTTAAACTCGTTAATGGTTGTGGACAGGTATGGCTGAATATTTGCTCTTCACCTACAGCAGTTTCTTTATATGCGCCCTCACCATCAACAGCCCAATATAGGACGTCATCTTTAGGGCCATAAATCATACCTAATATAGGTTTGTTCTTATGCACTAACGCAATAATCGTCGCGAAATCACCACTACGAGAAATGAACTCTTGAGTGCCATCGAGTGGATCCAATAACCAATATGTTTCCCACGATTGGCGCTCAGCAACGGCAATGTCACAATCTTCTTCAGACAAAATAGGAATATCAGGGGTCAACAACGCGAGTTGCGCAGAGAGGTATTCGTGAGCAGCAATATCAGCACTGGTAACCGGAGTATGATCCTGTTTAATTTCTTGTTCGAATTCACCCGACTGGTAAATATCATAAATAACAGCGCCGGTGGCGCGGGCAATCTTTTTTAACGCTGGAATTAGGGTCATTACTTGCATATCGCTTTTCCTACTTTATTCTCGCCATAGCTTAATGATTTAGTATTACTTATCTAATTGTTTTAGGGCAAGTAATAATGCACAAATAGCACGAGATTCTGTTATTTCATCATGATCAAGGAGTTCATTTGCCTTCGCTAAAGGCCACTTGATGATTTCGAGCGGTTCAGGTTCATCACCTTCTCGAGATTCAGGGTATAAATCTTGCGCAAGGTAGATCTGCATATGAGCAGAAAAATAACTTGGCGCTAAATTAATTTCTTTAAGTAACGTGAGCGATTTAGCGCCAAAGCCTATCTCTTCCATTAACTCTCGGTTAGCAGCAAGTAAAGCGCTTTCACCTTTATCGATTGCGCCTTTCGGAAAGCCAAGTTCATAGCACTCGGTACCAACCGCATACTCACGGATCAAAATAAGATTATTGTCCGCATCAACAGGAACCATCATCACCGCACCGTAACCGCCGCCTTTCATTCTTTCGTAAGTCCGTTCAACACCATTAGAAAAACGTAATGCAACGGATTCAACTTTAAATAATCGGCTTTGAGCAACGATGCTCGTGTTTAATATTTCGGGTTTTTGATGTGTCATTTTAATTTTGCATCCTTGTCATAACGCCACGCACTACATAACAATATTATATCCGTCCGGCGTAATTAATTTTATATTCGCCTTTGGCATTTTCTTTACCAATATAGCGTAAATTACTGCGTAATGATTGAGGTAATTCGTCACTTGGTACTAATACAGCAGAAAGCGTGTACTTGCCTTTATTTTCTAATTTGGCGACACCTGATAATTTTAACTGAGTAGAGCTTTGCTTAATGTTAGCGACAATAGCACCACCATCACAACTTAAACTCGCAACCGCAGAATCGATCATCACGGTGCCCAACAACGATTCAACCTCTGCGTTAGACCAGCTCAATTGCCCATCGAACTGCTGACACCAAGGTTGCCCCTGCTGAAACTCTGCAATCGTTAATTTAATATTACCTTTAGTCGTCACAGGCAATGGAACATTGCTTGCATTCACAAGCCATTCAGAGCTCGCTGTCGCAGTAAAGTCTTGAGCATATACACCTGCGCTTGAGTAACCCACTTCACCATTACCACGTAAGCTATTTTTACCTCGACCAAATTCGACGTTCACTTGCGCAGACCCGGTCAATAACGCTAACACGGAGGTATTCCAACGCACATCTTCTACTTCAATTTGATTAAACGATACCCGTTGAGCCTCACCTCGCCATACGGTCCCTTCAACCTGGCTTATCGTTATGTTAGCCGGTAACGGGACATAAGATAATGCCAATGACGCAGGTAGCGTACCGACAAGAAACGATCCATAAGCCGCAGTAACAAAGCCTAACATTAAGAGTTTACTTCTCATGTTCTTTTTCCTAACTGTAAGCGACGTACTTTAACCATACCTTTCGTATCAGAGACACTCAAATCGATATTTTGGATCTCAATCGCATATTGCTTATTTAGCTTTTCTAACCATGCGGTTAGTTGATTGAAGTTGACATCATCAATCCATACTTGCAATGAATCTGTTTTAGCCTGAATACGTGAAATCGCAATTTTATTACGCGCAGCACTGCGACTAACAAGTTGATTCAAGTCACCAGCGTCAACACGAGCAACTTGCCCGCCCTGTAGCTCTGTGATTTTTTGCCCTAGCACTTTAACATCGGCTAATGTTTGAGTTTGTACGTTAACTTTGCGCTGAGTATTCATAATGCTATCTTGTAGCGGTTGCCAAAGTAGCCAATAACCACCAGCAAGCAGTAAAGTCGCAATTAGTATGCTAATAAGTTGCTTTTCTTTTTGCTCTAATTGTTGCCACTGTGCTTTCATTTTTTACCCTTTATATCAAGCGTCCCTTGGACACGGCCATCACGCTGACTTAGTGTCCCTTGCTCAACTACAAACTGTGTTGATAGTGATGATTTAAATTTATCAAAAACTTGAAAATCAGTCGCACTGGCTTGTAATCGTAAAGAACCTTGCTTGGTATCAAATCGAACAGAAATAGGCTGAATACCTAAGTTCTGCTTAAATGTTGGGGTTAACTGACCCAGCATCACTAAGAAACCGGTATTATCACCACCGCCACGTAAATCATTTAATCGACTTTGCATTTGTTTTTTAACTAAGCGTGCATTCAAACGCATTTTTTTCGGTTTAAACACCGTTTTATAAACTTGCTTAATCTCGTTTTCTAACGCTGTTTGTTGTTGCTCTAATTTATTTAAAGTGACAAATTGATTTGCAAATATCATCACCACAGCCAAACCAGCGGCGATAGCGGTACCACGCCATAACTTAAGTGCCACGTTTTCTTCACGCACCACCTTATACTGACCTTGCAATAAATTATAACGGCTGGCTATCGCACCCTCTGCACATAACTTCATTGGCAATTCAATATGCTCTTGCTGCCAGTTGTCCAATCTCAGAACCTCAATGGCAGAATAACTCATCACGGCTTGCACGCTACGAGCATCATCCTCTTCCTTCACTCCTGAAGAGGCTAGAACAAACTCTAACAACTCACTTTCAATGCATAGCCCTTGCGTTAGCGTCTGTCTAATTAGCCATTGCCCATCCAACTCGATCGCACTCCAGTGATCTTCACTGTAGGGTAAGGTCAGCGCATCAGGAATGTATTGTTCACATACTAACTCAGCATCAGCTAACCAAGATTGCCAAAGTTGCATTTTTTCGTGTGCAACAACCGCAACAGAAACAGTATTTGCAACCTTGTCTAATACCGAAAAGTGTAGTTTATCAATATCACTACTCAATTCTTGCTCTAGCATATAAGGCAAAGCATTGAGTAATTGTTTATTACTACGCCCGGGTAGTTCCACACTTTTAAAGGTGACATCACAGCTTGGTAATAAAGCGATAATGGCACGGCCACCAGCATGTGATTTAAGTTCTATAAGGTGCTCTGCACTTGCCAAAATACCCGATGCAATGATCTCATGCTCAGTGGTAGACCATACTAACCAATGTATTGCTTGTCGACTTTCACTGCCAAGCCTAACTACTAACTGCTCGCTCATTGAGCTCCTCCGAATTGTCGACGAATAACATAAACTACATCTTTGCTTTCAGCTTTAAATACCGATTCTACCTTGATGGTCGCGCTAGCAAATTCAGCCTGTAATAATGCGATAAAATAACTACTTTTTATATCAACGCTATTTTTTTCTGCCGCGTTCATTTCAAGCCCTTTCAATGCGGCTAACATCCAAAAATCTGCCGTTGTTTCCCAACCACTACTCGGTCGTTGTTCCAGTACAGAACTTGCGACGTCTAATGATAACTTGCCAGTAAACATCCCCGCCAAGACTTCCGGTTTATCAACCGCAATCGTATTAACATTAATCTTTAAAGCACTGGTTGGTAGCGCACAAACATAAGGTCGTATCTTGCGATAAACCGCTTGAGTAAAACCTTTTATTGCCCGGAGTTCACTGATATTTAATATGCGTTGATTACCCGCTTGATAAGGATAATCGAGTGATTCATAGTAAGCATCTTCAACACCATAACTAGAAACAACATTACTATCGTCATCAATCCAATCACGTAGTGCATCACTCAGTTGCTCCGCCTCGTAAGCATCAAACTCAAGTTGTTCCAATAAATTACGGAACTGGCGTACAGATAATGGTGCTTGTGCGTCTTTGTCTTCACCTGTCACCGCATTAACATTAAAACAGGCCTGCATATCCAAGACCTGGCCACCAATCTGACCATTTTCAACTGGATATATCATCCCTTCGGTAGCCCAATACTGATCTAAATTAATCGTATCATCGTCCTTTAACGCCTGTTTGAGGCCTTTTTCAACTAACGCTTCAGCGCCATAGGCATACCACAAGGCTTGCTGATGGGTAATAATATTACTCGTTCGACGTAATTCTAGCTGCAGTCGTGACGACATATTACTCGCAATAATAACCATCACAGCAAGAATCAGTAATACCGTCAGCAATGCAATTCCACGCTGTTTAGGGGCTGCGTTCATTAGCTTTCCCCTTCTTCGTTGCTGCTATCACTATCAATGGTTGCTTTAGGTAATAAGAATAAACGTTCAACTTCACCAAATCGTTTTAAAGTAAGCGTTATTTTTACGCCATCCGGTAATGCCTTCTTATTGGTCCAAGTCTCAGCCCACTTCTTTTCGTGGTAAAACTCAAACGTCATGGCTTCGACATTCTCTAGAATTAACTTTCGCTTAGGCTCTTCACCGATTGCAGGGTCTAAGTAGACATAGCTTAAGCGCTCTAAGTGCGCGTCTTTAACACGGTATATTACCCGCTGTAATGAAGCACGAGGTAGCTTTGATAATGGATTACGCCAGCCACTTCGCGTAAAAGCAATGCCATCTTCATCACTATCAAACATGAATTTACCTGCTTGTAATGGCATTGCAGTCTGCGAGTCATCGCTGCGATTGTTACGTGCATTCATTTGTTGAAAATCACGTTCAACAATAACCATCGCACGTTGCAGTTGCTTTAACGCATCACCTCGCTCTCTGGATATTTCATCACTGCGTAACACCCCTTGCAATACTTGATAAGCCCCTAAACTGAGTAGAGCAAAGATAGCAATAGCAATCATCATCTCAATCAGGGTAAATCCCGTTTCATCGCCTGTAGATTGTCTTTTCATTTAGCGCACCATATAGGTAAGCAAGTGACCGACTCTTGACTCATACTTCTTATCCGTTGCAACTTCTACTGTCACCCCGACAAAATCACTACTGTCTGTCGACTCCGCCTTGTAACGCCAATACCAAGTGCGCCCAGCCAATTCAGTATCACCTTTACGCCATGATTTACCTGGAATTGTGTTGGCCATTTTCAATTCTGTCAGCGTATTACTCGCGACCCAGTTAGCAAATGTTTTTTCTTCTAAATAAGCTAAGCTGCTAAGGTTCTCTGTCGCCACTTTCATTACCGCAAGTCCTGCGGTAGCAAATACTGACATCGCGACCATGACTTCAAGTAACGTCATTCCCACTTGCTTAAATTTTGTTTTATTGCCTGAATGTGGTTTCATTAAAACTCATCCGCCATCGAGTTAATCATTAAATCTCCATATTCATCGAATAGAACCTTAACAGCGCTATCACCAAGATCGGCATCCATATAGGTGAACGTCAATGTAAAGTCTGTAATTTCACCACTTGAATAAATGAAAATATCAGGTTCGATACGATCTTTTTTGTCAGCCCCTTCAAATAAACCATCGTCATCTTCAAACAAGCCATCATCGTCAGCAAAGAGTTTACGAGAACCTAAAAAACTACCTTCGGCTTGTAACCCTGCTAGCTCAAGCGAAAGCAGTATGTCTTCTTTCAGTTCTTTCTTGGCAAAGAATTTGGAGTCGTCCAATGCACTCCATCTGTCATTGTCATCTAAATACACAAATTGATACTGCTGCGCTTCAATGACCAGCCCCATTTCAATACTACTTAGTAGCGCTTCTTCTTCAGCCAATTCTAATACACCAATAAAGCGCGCTGCAGCTTGTTTAAGTTGTCGGTCAGGCCCAGAGGAACTCATCGTCATCACGACGCCCGTTATCATCATGCCCATTAAGAAGATAACTAGCATTATTTCTAATAGTGTAAAGCCAGCTTCTTGATGAGTACGAATCTTCATTGTATTCCTTTGATTATGATTGATCTGTATAGAGAGAATAAGAACAACACCAGATATGTTTAAAGTAGATAAAGAAAGGCGCAGTAACAATGCTGCGCCTCAATTATTACGAGTTACTTCTCGTGCATATTCCAGTTACCAATGTCGTCCTCAGTACCTTCTTCACTATCTAAACCAATAGAATAAATATCAACCTGACCATTCTCACCAGGGCTGACTAATAGATATTCATTACCCCAAGGGTCTTGCGGTAAACGTTTAATATAGCCACCTGAGCGATAGTCTCTTGGCTCAGGGTCAACATCTGGCATTTCCACCAATGCATCTAAACCTTGCTCTGTTGTTGGGTAGCGACTGTTATCCAATTTGTACATATCCATCGCGTTTTCCAATGCCACGATATCTGTCACTACTTTTTGGCGATCGGCCTTTTCTTTGTTACCTAATAAGTTAGGGATAACCATTGATGCAAGCACCCCTAAGATCACAATAACGACCATGATCTCTAACAGCGTAAAACCCGATACATTCCGTTTTTTGTTATTCATAACATCCTCTAATTTAAATAAAAACCTAACCTGCAACCATCTGATTTAAAGACAAAATAGGCTGAAGAATTGCCATCACGATAAATAATACAACAAACGACATGCTCACCACCAGCAAGGGTTGAAAAATACCTAACGCAATGCTTACTTGCGATTCAAATTGTGAATCTTGGTTATCTGCGGCACGCTCTAACATTGGACCGAGTTCACCACTTTGCTCACCACTGGCGATCATATGTAACATCATAGGCGGGAATAATTTAGTTTCCGTTAATGATGCTCTTAAACTCGTTCCTTCTCGTACCCGACTTGTCGCCCCTTCTACTAACCGGCGTGCATGCATATTAGTCAAGACCTGCCCTGCAATCGACATACTTTCAAGTAAAGGCACCGCACTGGCGTTTAAAATACTCAACGTACGTGCAAAACGAGCCGTATTAATACCGCGACTCACCTTACCAATGACAGGCACAGTTAATAATCGTTCATCAAAGAACAAACGATTAGCCGGTTTTAATAATAATCGTTTCACCACAATAATCGCCAATACGATCATAATAACCAGGTACAAGCCGTAATTACTGACAAAGTCTGACAGCGCGATCAGTATCTGAGTGATTTTTGGCAACTCTTGCCCCATATGTTCAAACTGCCCCACGACTTTAGGCACGACACTGGTTAGCAATAGTGACACAACACCAATTGCAACGAGTGTTAACATCACCGGGTAGATCATGGCCTGCGTCAATTGGTTCTTCATTTTTTGACGCTGTTCGGTATAGTCTGCTAACCGGTTTAGTACCTTATCCAAATGCCCAGATTTTTCACCCGAGGCAACCATGGCACAATATAAATCATCAAAGGCATGTGGGAATTCAGCAAAGCTTTCCGCTAACGTATGGCCTTCAACAACACGACTACGCACTGCTAAAATCATATTTTGAATACGCGGCAATTCACTTTGTTCTGCAACCGCTTTTAATGATTCCTCTAGCGGTAAAGACGCGGCAATCAAGGTTGAGAGTTGACGAGTCAACAGCGCCATATCAGCAGTACTAATACCACGCTTAAAGCTAAAACCACCAGACGCCTTTTTCCGTTCTGCCTCTGCCGACATTTCAACTTCAAGGGGAGTTAAACCTTTTTCACGCAGTACATTACGCGCTTGCTTAGGACCATCGGCCTCTAAAACCCCTTTTTTCTTTTTACCTTTTTTATCCATCGCTAAATAAGAAAATGCAGGCATGCTTACCCCTCTCTTGTTACACGAAGAACTTCTTCGAGGGTAGTAACACCAGCAAGCACTTTAGCGATACCATCTTGACGAATGCTTGGTGTAAATGGGCGGATATGGCGCTCAACAATCTGTTCACCCGCACCGCTGTGGATCATGTCACGCACATCTTCATCGACAATAAGTAATTCATGAATACCGGTACGCCCACGATAACCCGTGTTGTTACAATTTTCACAACCTTTCGGGTGATAAATCGCACTGACATTGGCAACCCGATTTGATGCTAGCTGTTCAAGTTCACGCTCCGTCGGCGCTGCACTTTCTCGACACTCAGAACACAGCGTTCGCACTAATCGTTGCGCGAGCACACCGAGTACGCTTGAAGACAATAAGAAAGGTTCTAATCCCATATCACGTAAACGCGTCACCGCACCGACGGCGGTATTGGTATGTAGAGTAGATAATACTAAGTGACCCGTTAAACTTGCTTGAACTGCAATTTGTGCTGTCTCTAAATCACGTACTTCACCAATCATCACGACATCGGGATCTTGACGTAAAATAGCACGTAGTCCACGTGAAAAGGTCATATCAACTTTAGGGTTCACTTGGGTTTGCCCAATACCATCGAGCTGATACTCAATCGGGTCTTCAACCGTTAAGATATTACGGTCTTTACTGTTGATATCCGATAGTGCCGCATACAGCGTGGTACTCTTACCCGAACCCGTCGGGCCAGTAACCAAAATAATGCCGTGCGGCTTATGAATAAGTTCAGACATCTTGTTACGATTATCTAACGTCATCCCTAGGTGTTCTAATTCTAATTTAGCGTTGTTTTTATCCAGTAAACGCATTACCACACGCTCGCCAAAACTTGATGGCAAGGTAGATACACGTACGTCAACACCACGACCACCAATACGCAGCGAAATACGACCATCTTGAGGTATACGTTTTTCCGCGATATCCATTTTTGACATCACTTTAATACGTGATATTAATAATGACGCTAACTGGCGATTTGGCTTTAAGATCTCTCTTAATACCCCATCAATACGGAAACGGATTACCAGTGCCCGTTCGAAGGTTTCGACGTGAATATCTGACGCACCTTCTTTGATCGCCTCACTGAGCATGGCGTTGATCAATTTAATGATCGGCGCATCATCATCCGACTCCAGTAAATCTTCTTCAGTCGGTAACTCTTCCGCTAAGGTAAAGAAATCAACTTCATTACCAATGTCTTGCATTAGCTGTCTGGCTTCTGATGAATCACGTTGAAACACTTGCGTCAGTTTTAGCTCAAACGCCTCATCATCTAACAATACCAACTGAAACGGCTGACCTAAGTTACGGCGGACTTCTAATATAGTCGCAGGTAAAACATCCGCTTTATGGAATAACACCCAAGCAGCTTCAATTTCACTTAAGACAACACCGAATTTTTTCGCAAATGAAAAAGGCAAACGTTCACTTTCACTGACTTCTTCATATTCCAGACTACTCATCTACAAAGCCTCGCTTTGCTGCTTCTGTTCATCATCAGATTCTGCCGGTGGTCTCACATCAAACTGCACCGTTTTGTCATCTTGATCTTCCAAATACTTGCGTAGCTCCGGCGAGATCACACGTTCCTCATTAAATTTAGGTAATACGGGCACGTCGGTATTTGGCATCAATGCAACACCGTCTTCTTGTTGTAATAACTGCTCCGCACGCATCAAGCTATACTTACGGTTACTGACACCGCGAATAGAGGCGTTGTTACGAATAATCGTTGCCTTAATGAATACCATCAAGTTGCGTTTTTTAGTCGATGAAGAGGTCGATTTAAATAAATTACCAATCCACGGAATATCGCCTAGCCAAGGAACCTTAGACACACTCTCTGTCACCTGCTCATCGAGTAAGCCACCAATCACGATAGTTTGGCCACTGTCAGCTAAAATAGTGGTATTCACTTGGCGTTTAGCAAAAGTGACATCCACCGAAGTTGATCCCAGCACTTGCGATACTTCCTGCTCGATAGTTAATTGAACCGCGTCACCTTCATTAATTTGTGGTGTTACCTTTAACTTAATCCCCACTTCCTGACGCTCTACCGTTTGGAAAGGATTATCATTACCGGAACTGGCTGACGACCCAGTGATCACAGGGACTTCTTCACCAACAATGAATGACGCCTCTTGATTATCCAGCGTCATAATACTTGGTGTAGCAAGAATATTCGATTGTGAGTCATTTGCTGCCGCTTGAATAATCGCGCCAAAACTACCCGAGCTATTCATGATTCCCGCAGCCAAACCATTGATGCCACTTAATGCCGAAGCAAGTGTCGATATATCACCAGATGTTGTAGATGTTGTACTTGTTGGATTCCCCTGAGCATCGGTACCAGTTGTTGTTGTCGTCTTATCCTGAGCATCATAAATACCAGCACCAATCGCAGTGACCGGTACTTGCGTACCATTATTAAATTGGGTACCACCCGCTTCGGTTACCCATTGAATACCAAAGTTAACACCATCACCTTCTGACAGCTCAACAATAATCGCTTCAACCAGTACTTGGGCACGGCGAATATCAAGTTGATTAATCACCTGCTCTAACGTGCGCATAACATCAGGTTGTGCAGTGATTACCAAGGAGTTGGTGTCTTCATGTGGTTCGATACTTAAATTGGGTTTCGAACTCGACTTCGATTTTGAGCCCGCTGTTGATTTTCCGCCTTCAAGCGAACTGCTCACGCCCTTTAAAACATCAGAAACTTCTTTCGCATTCGCGTATTTCAGGTAAATGACACGGGTATTACCGGTACTTTCTAATTCGCTATCTAACTGCTGAATCAACGTCGCGACACGCTGACGTGCTTTTGGATCACCACTAATCACAACCGCATTCGTTCGATCATCCGCTACAATTTTAGGTTGTAAGATACTCGGAATTTTAGACTTACCATCGCCTTTGGTAAGGCTATCAATAATACGCACCATTTCACTTGCAGATGCATATTTAAGATGAATAATATCGACTTCTTGATCACCCGCTTTATCCACACGGCGGACAATTTCCACTAAGCGATTAACCACCGCAGCACGGCCTGTTAGCATCAGCACATTTGATG includes:
- the gspK gene encoding type II secretion system minor pseudopilin GspK produces the protein MNAAPKQRGIALLTVLLILAVMVIIASNMSSRLQLELRRTSNIITHQQALWYAYGAEALVEKGLKQALKDDDTINLDQYWATEGMIYPVENGQIGGQVLDMQACFNVNAVTGEDKDAQAPLSVRQFRNLLEQLEFDAYEAEQLSDALRDWIDDDSNVVSSYGVEDAYYESLDYPYQAGNQRILNISELRAIKGFTQAVYRKIRPYVCALPTSALKINVNTIAVDKPEVLAGMFTGKLSLDVASSVLEQRPSSGWETTADFWMLAALKGLEMNAAEKNSVDIKSSYFIALLQAEFASATIKVESVFKAESKDVVYVIRRQFGGAQ
- the gspI gene encoding type II secretion system minor pseudopilin GspI, which produces MKPHSGNKTKFKQVGMTLLEVMVAMSVFATAGLAVMKVATENLSSLAYLEEKTFANWVASNTLTELKMANTIPGKSWRKGDTELAGRTWYWRYKAESTDSSDFVGVTVEVATDKKYESRVGHLLTYMVR
- the gspH gene encoding type II secretion system minor pseudopilin GspH — translated: MKIRTHQEAGFTLLEIMLVIFLMGMMITGVVMTMSSSGPDRQLKQAAARFIGVLELAEEEALLSSIEMGLVIEAQQYQFVYLDDNDRWSALDDSKFFAKKELKEDILLSLELAGLQAEGSFLGSRKLFADDDGLFEDDDGLFEGADKKDRIEPDIFIYSSGEITDFTLTFTYMDADLGDSAVKVLFDEYGDLMINSMADEF
- the gspF gene encoding type II secretion system inner membrane protein GspF gives rise to the protein MPAFSYLAMDKKGKKKKGVLEADGPKQARNVLREKGLTPLEVEMSAEAERKKASGGFSFKRGISTADMALLTRQLSTLIAASLPLEESLKAVAEQSELPRIQNMILAVRSRVVEGHTLAESFAEFPHAFDDLYCAMVASGEKSGHLDKVLNRLADYTEQRQKMKNQLTQAMIYPVMLTLVAIGVVSLLLTSVVPKVVGQFEHMGQELPKITQILIALSDFVSNYGLYLVIMIVLAIIVVKRLLLKPANRLFFDERLLTVPVIGKVSRGINTARFARTLSILNASAVPLLESMSIAGQVLTNMHARRLVEGATSRVREGTSLRASLTETKLFPPMMLHMIASGEQSGELGPMLERAADNQDSQFESQVSIALGIFQPLLVVSMSFVVLFIVMAILQPILSLNQMVAG
- the gspG gene encoding type II secretion system major pseudopilin GspG; translated protein: MNNKKRNVSGFTLLEIMVVIVILGVLASMVIPNLLGNKEKADRQKVVTDIVALENAMDMYKLDNSRYPTTEQGLDALVEMPDVDPEPRDYRSGGYIKRLPQDPWGNEYLLVSPGENGQVDIYSIGLDSEEGTEDDIGNWNMHEK
- the gspE gene encoding type II secretion system ATPase GspE is translated as MSSLEYEEVSESERLPFSFAKKFGVVLSEIEAAWVLFHKADVLPATILEVRRNLGQPFQLVLLDDEAFELKLTQVFQRDSSEARQLMQDIGNEVDFFTLAEELPTEEDLLESDDDAPIIKLINAMLSEAIKEGASDIHVETFERALVIRFRIDGVLREILKPNRQLASLLISRIKVMSKMDIAEKRIPQDGRISLRIGGRGVDVRVSTLPSSFGERVVMRLLDKNNAKLELEHLGMTLDNRNKMSELIHKPHGIILVTGPTGSGKSTTLYAALSDINSKDRNILTVEDPIEYQLDGIGQTQVNPKVDMTFSRGLRAILRQDPDVVMIGEVRDLETAQIAVQASLTGHLVLSTLHTNTAVGAVTRLRDMGLEPFLLSSSVLGVLAQRLVRTLCSECRESAAPTERELEQLASNRVANVSAIYHPKGCENCNNTGYRGRTGIHELLIVDEDVRDMIHSGAGEQIVERHIRPFTPSIRQDGIAKVLAGVTTLEEVLRVTREG
- the gspJ gene encoding type II secretion system minor pseudopilin GspJ, which gives rise to MKRQSTGDETGFTLIEMMIAIAIFALLSLGAYQVLQGVLRSDEISRERGDALKQLQRAMVIVERDFQQMNARNNRSDDSQTAMPLQAGKFMFDSDEDGIAFTRSGWRNPLSKLPRASLQRVIYRVKDAHLERLSYVYLDPAIGEEPKRKLILENVEAMTFEFYHEKKWAETWTNKKALPDGVKITLTLKRFGEVERLFLLPKATIDSDSSNEEGES